Proteins encoded together in one Halalkaliarchaeum sp. AArc-CO window:
- a CDS encoding CalY family protein — translation MQDDNIGLSRRKVLVGLGAVGVASAGAGLGTTAYFSDEESFLGNTLTAGELTLYVNYHAYADQGEYLGEYLMEGIAGEGESEVEHSFELDDVKPGDSGRKKFCFSVVDNPAYLWGCGMLTGEVAGTGGGQLADYLTATLRYCPVEDSEPNGAPGEVVDGDVIVDGSFRDVLSALRNGVPLDANGDGEVPIEDRACFDGSESLEDFQETCLCLDWEFPIRSRDPDAELDNNDAQAASMEFDLTFYAEQCRHNDGLTNPCVTTREGEGWGKAEGELENPSWHARGIFGDGGGAANRELDIRDPGDDPIHTGDENYAWPNGEAVPFSLTIDGGDAKWTVGGNEVMVEDAPLPVADGVGVTVKTRDADASITVEDVTLNGSSPTGADSVSASGSSATNYLMLEGATLQEGDVVSGLVTMSWNATPGREDIGFRIDV, via the coding sequence ATGCAAGACGACAACATCGGTCTGTCTCGACGGAAAGTACTGGTCGGTCTCGGAGCCGTCGGCGTCGCCTCGGCAGGCGCGGGGCTCGGCACCACGGCGTATTTCAGCGACGAGGAGAGCTTCCTCGGCAACACCCTCACCGCAGGTGAACTCACCCTGTACGTCAACTACCACGCGTACGCGGATCAGGGCGAATACCTCGGCGAGTACCTGATGGAAGGTATCGCAGGCGAGGGCGAAAGCGAGGTCGAACACAGCTTCGAACTCGACGACGTCAAGCCCGGCGACAGCGGCCGCAAGAAGTTCTGCTTCTCGGTGGTCGACAACCCGGCGTACCTGTGGGGATGTGGGATGCTCACCGGCGAAGTGGCGGGAACCGGCGGTGGCCAGCTCGCGGACTACCTCACTGCAACTCTTCGCTACTGTCCGGTGGAAGACAGTGAACCAAACGGTGCCCCAGGCGAAGTTGTCGACGGTGACGTTATCGTCGACGGTTCGTTCCGGGATGTGCTTTCGGCGCTCCGGAACGGCGTTCCCCTCGATGCAAACGGCGACGGCGAGGTGCCAATCGAAGACCGTGCCTGCTTCGACGGCTCCGAGAGTCTCGAGGATTTCCAGGAAACGTGCCTCTGTCTGGACTGGGAATTCCCAATCCGGTCCCGGGATCCCGATGCAGAGTTGGACAACAACGACGCCCAGGCGGCCTCGATGGAATTCGACCTCACGTTCTACGCGGAACAGTGCCGCCACAACGACGGCCTGACGAACCCCTGCGTTACGACCCGCGAAGGCGAAGGCTGGGGCAAGGCCGAAGGAGAACTCGAAAACCCCAGCTGGCACGCCCGCGGTATCTTCGGTGACGGCGGTGGCGCCGCGAACCGCGAACTCGACATTCGAGATCCCGGCGACGACCCGATCCACACCGGCGACGAGAACTACGCGTGGCCCAACGGCGAGGCAGTTCCGTTCTCGCTCACTATCGACGGCGGCGACGCGAAGTGGACCGTCGGTGGTAACGAAGTCATGGTCGAGGACGCACCGCTCCCAGTCGCGGATGGCGTCGGTGTGACGGTCAAGACGCGCGATGCGGACGCAAGCATCACAGTCGAGGACGTCACGCTGAACGGGTCGAGCCCGACCGGCGCCGATTCCGTCTCCGCGTCGGGCAGCTCGGCGACGAACTACCTGATGCTCGAAGGCGCGACGCTCCAGGAGGGCGACGTCGTCTCCGGCTTGGTGACCATGTCCTGGAACGCCACACCGGGTCGAGAGGACATCGGGTTCCGCATCGACGTCTGA
- a CDS encoding vWA domain-containing protein yields the protein MTQDNQSFGLSRRKVLAGLGMVGVASAGAGLGTTAYFSDEESFDGNTLTAGELDLLMDYRITYNGGPGRLEELQTLYDDDPNYNPDVKVKEYPEGSGNYVLDQVPRRPDYPGPEGWVEAANVGVGENGNITGFEREELTDAGFPLFKLEDVKPGDYGEATISFHLFDNPAYMWMGGGLRRNANNGVNEPEQATLDDLGYEETTSDDPEDFASWAEDDARYYNVDGDWGGQLADAIEARVWYDDNCNNIFDEGGDGEPVDISLVIDVSGSMTYEIGNPDNVIGQGDGSRIAEARKAAIALANNLREDVGGTGLDDRLGVVTFGGIDEEEFGLTDASDVNTLVDALEDLESYEVGQDDPPDAPFGISGTNIGAGLYGGRYMLDTQGTADRRPVIIVLGDGAPTWSYESEQVDGSPESGFPSYSEWQGWDRDDKLDAMADVNDTVAANDTIAVADEIKNQTDYLIITIGFGLEEVPGTGLARTTLVEIASPGDGDDGNKLFFESPADVDLVAIFAQIAQVVFGEKVIAEGSLREVMATLEEGYALDANQFTEGQDCFPPLLTRCVGFEWWLPTDVGNEVQTDSVEFDISFFAEQCRHNDDPQNPYA from the coding sequence ATGACGCAAGACAACCAATCATTCGGACTCTCGCGCCGCAAAGTGCTCGCCGGCCTCGGCATGGTCGGTGTCGCAAGCGCTGGCGCGGGGCTCGGGACGACAGCCTACTTCAGCGACGAGGAGTCGTTCGACGGGAACACGCTCACTGCGGGAGAGCTGGATCTCCTGATGGATTACCGGATCACCTACAACGGTGGGCCCGGTCGTCTCGAGGAGCTCCAGACACTGTACGACGATGATCCGAACTACAATCCAGATGTCAAGGTGAAGGAATACCCTGAGGGGTCCGGAAATTACGTGCTCGATCAGGTGCCGCGTCGCCCGGACTACCCTGGCCCGGAGGGCTGGGTCGAGGCAGCCAACGTGGGTGTTGGCGAAAACGGCAACATCACTGGCTTCGAGCGCGAGGAACTGACCGACGCCGGCTTCCCGCTGTTCAAACTCGAAGACGTAAAGCCAGGCGACTACGGCGAAGCCACGATCAGCTTCCACCTCTTCGACAACCCGGCGTACATGTGGATGGGCGGCGGCCTCCGCCGCAACGCCAACAACGGCGTCAACGAACCAGAACAGGCGACGCTCGACGATCTCGGATACGAAGAAACCACTAGCGACGACCCCGAAGACTTCGCCTCGTGGGCAGAGGACGATGCCCGTTATTACAACGTCGACGGCGACTGGGGTGGCCAGCTCGCCGACGCGATCGAGGCACGGGTCTGGTACGACGACAACTGTAACAACATCTTCGACGAAGGCGGGGATGGAGAGCCAGTCGACATCTCGCTCGTCATCGACGTCTCCGGTTCGATGACCTACGAGATCGGCAATCCGGACAACGTCATCGGCCAGGGTGACGGATCTCGAATCGCCGAGGCGAGAAAGGCGGCGATCGCGCTCGCAAATAACCTTCGCGAGGACGTCGGTGGAACCGGTCTCGACGACCGGCTTGGCGTCGTGACGTTCGGCGGTATCGACGAAGAGGAGTTCGGGCTCACAGACGCGTCCGACGTCAATACTCTCGTAGACGCCCTGGAAGACCTGGAATCGTATGAAGTCGGTCAGGACGATCCGCCGGACGCGCCGTTCGGTATCTCCGGCACGAACATCGGCGCCGGGCTGTACGGCGGACGGTACATGCTCGATACCCAGGGGACAGCCGACAGACGTCCCGTGATAATCGTTCTCGGCGACGGCGCACCAACGTGGTCTTACGAATCTGAACAGGTTGACGGCAGCCCCGAAAGTGGATTCCCGAGTTACAGCGAGTGGCAAGGATGGGATCGTGATGACAAGCTGGATGCGATGGCCGACGTGAACGACACCGTTGCTGCAAATGACACGATCGCAGTAGCCGACGAAATCAAAAATCAAACCGACTACCTCATCATCACGATTGGATTCGGACTCGAGGAGGTTCCGGGAACCGGTCTCGCACGGACGACACTCGTCGAGATCGCCTCACCCGGCGACGGGGACGACGGCAACAAGCTGTTCTTCGAATCGCCAGCAGATGTCGATCTCGTCGCAATCTTCGCCCAGATCGCCCAGGTGGTGTTCGGCGAGAAGGTAATCGCGGAAGGATCGCTTCGGGAGGTCATGGCCACACTGGAGGAGGGCTACGCGCTCGATGCCAACCAGTTCACGGAGGGACAGGACTGCTTCCCGCCGTTGCTCACCCGCTGTGTCGGCTTCGAGTGGTGGCTCCCGACCGACGTCGGCAACGAGGTCCAGACGGACTCCGTGGAGTTCGACATCTCGTTCTTCGCGGAACAGTGCCGCCACAACGACGACCCGCAGAATCCGTACGCCTGA
- a CDS encoding CalY family protein — translation MTTESNNYETNAMGISRRKVLAGLGMVGVASAGAGFGTTAYFSDEETFEGNTLTAGQLELSVTWQQLYYGGPQSSRSQDYGTAMRPFVNAYPDHDGDGLQSFERDDGVHEYVDLDGYEDHEQAAKEGRNLEFACEEIATFDEPSFAPNEESLIELDDVKPGDCGEITFGTKLCDNPGYIWLHGVLTDESDGGHAESGGAELADKIVARAWYDDGDNVFQEDEPQIAAGSLREVLEELNEGLLLQYDPVVIGESEEEIEPGDLEGDCIALPKEDDDVIANLAEGDEFTYDVDGETIVITIEEVFYKDDEPTGFSWSSNVPICQVTLKGGPDGIAPGEGLPTVYPCAYEGTVNTEINPNNNQPYGISNFRFFYCDVDNGNGDIPVEENGGLCFQPSNTRFIGFEWCLPTNVGNEVQGDSVSFDLSFYTEQCRHNPDPVNPFAEENGNDDENGDNGNERDGDIDGDQS, via the coding sequence ATGACAACCGAATCGAACAACTACGAAACGAACGCGATGGGGATCTCCCGCCGCAAAGTGCTCGCCGGCCTCGGCATGGTCGGGGTTGCCTCCGCGGGCGCCGGCTTCGGGACGACGGCGTACTTCAGCGACGAGGAGACCTTCGAGGGAAACACCCTCACCGCCGGGCAGCTCGAACTGAGCGTCACCTGGCAGCAGCTCTACTACGGTGGTCCGCAGTCGAGCCGGTCACAAGATTACGGCACGGCGATGCGGCCGTTCGTCAACGCGTACCCGGATCACGACGGCGACGGGCTCCAGTCGTTCGAGCGGGACGACGGCGTCCACGAATACGTCGACCTCGACGGCTACGAGGATCACGAACAGGCAGCAAAAGAGGGGCGGAACCTCGAGTTCGCCTGCGAGGAGATCGCGACCTTCGACGAGCCGTCGTTCGCTCCGAACGAGGAGAGCCTCATCGAACTCGACGACGTCAAGCCGGGTGACTGCGGTGAGATCACCTTCGGTACCAAACTGTGTGACAACCCGGGCTACATCTGGCTCCACGGCGTGTTGACCGACGAGTCGGACGGCGGACACGCGGAAAGTGGCGGTGCCGAACTCGCCGACAAGATCGTCGCCCGCGCGTGGTACGACGACGGCGACAACGTGTTCCAGGAAGATGAACCTCAGATCGCCGCAGGCTCGCTCCGTGAAGTGCTCGAGGAACTGAACGAGGGGCTTCTACTCCAGTACGACCCAGTCGTCATCGGGGAGTCAGAGGAGGAAATCGAACCTGGCGACCTCGAGGGAGACTGTATTGCACTTCCGAAAGAAGACGACGACGTCATCGCAAACCTCGCGGAGGGTGACGAATTCACCTACGATGTCGACGGAGAAACCATCGTCATCACCATCGAAGAGGTGTTTTACAAGGACGACGAGCCGACCGGCTTCTCGTGGTCCAGTAACGTCCCGATCTGTCAGGTGACACTGAAGGGCGGGCCCGACGGGATCGCACCCGGCGAAGGTCTCCCGACGGTCTACCCGTGTGCCTACGAGGGTACAGTCAACACGGAGATCAACCCGAACAACAACCAGCCGTACGGGATCAGCAACTTCCGGTTCTTCTACTGTGACGTAGACAACGGGAACGGCGACATCCCGGTCGAGGAGAACGGTGGGCTCTGCTTCCAGCCGTCGAACACCCGGTTCATCGGCTTCGAGTGGTGCCTCCCGACTAATGTCGGCAACGAGGTGCAGGGCGATTCGGTGTCGTTCGATCTGTCGTTCTACACCGAACAGTGCCGCCACAACCCTGACCCCGTGAACCCGTTCGCGGAAGAAAACGGCAACGACGACGAAAACGGCGACAACGGCAACGAAAGAGACGGTGATATCGACGGCGATCAGTCGTAG
- a CDS encoding signal peptidase I yields MNVTARRVASILGVLLLIAVVAPFVVYAVPQTVGADHSFVVLTASMTPAIAPGDAVIVAERDPATIQEGDVITFLRGNTEVPVTHRVVGVINSGDGIAFETKGDANDAVDAGVVSAENVLGVVAVTIPYIGYVIQFANSEYGFVALIVVPFGLLALNEAWTFYRRSKASNPPDLDADDESVPDSASSHAAEGTDGAGVDSESETEGIGTTNTQSANTQMAEADTAANAPFVMTLRTFEGAFLALAVFTPYSAYVAYNLQTTLSVTVAIASGMTLLAVTATLLPVWIRRDARGTSESVDVTANSDLGDEESPDSDIAIGFDGGTTVRDDEPESEWVPAMESAVPAADGSAVDGEVKDDDN; encoded by the coding sequence ATGAACGTGACCGCTCGGCGGGTCGCAAGCATCCTCGGGGTGCTCCTGTTGATCGCTGTCGTAGCGCCGTTCGTCGTGTACGCGGTTCCCCAGACCGTCGGTGCCGACCACAGCTTCGTGGTGTTGACCGCGAGCATGACACCGGCGATCGCGCCCGGCGACGCGGTGATCGTGGCTGAACGCGATCCGGCCACGATCCAGGAGGGTGACGTGATCACCTTCCTGCGCGGGAACACCGAGGTTCCGGTGACCCACCGGGTCGTCGGGGTAATAAATTCCGGAGACGGCATCGCCTTCGAGACGAAAGGCGACGCCAACGACGCCGTCGACGCCGGAGTCGTTTCCGCCGAGAACGTCCTGGGCGTCGTCGCCGTGACGATCCCGTACATCGGGTACGTCATCCAGTTTGCCAACTCCGAATACGGCTTCGTCGCCCTGATCGTCGTCCCGTTTGGTCTGCTCGCGTTAAACGAAGCCTGGACGTTCTACCGCCGGAGCAAGGCGTCGAATCCCCCCGACCTCGATGCGGACGACGAGAGCGTGCCGGACTCGGCGTCATCTCACGCCGCGGAGGGCACCGACGGTGCTGGGGTGGATTCCGAAAGCGAAACGGAGGGAATTGGGACGACGAACACGCAATCGGCGAACACGCAAATGGCGGAGGCGGATACGGCCGCGAACGCCCCGTTCGTCATGACGCTTCGGACGTTCGAAGGGGCATTCCTCGCGCTGGCGGTGTTTACACCGTACAGCGCCTACGTCGCCTACAATTTGCAGACGACGCTATCGGTTACTGTCGCGATCGCCTCGGGAATGACGCTCCTGGCGGTCACGGCGACGCTGCTTCCCGTCTGGATTCGCCGTGACGCGCGGGGGACGTCCGAATCTGTAGACGTGACCGCGAACTCGGATCTCGGTGACGAGGAATCGCCGGATTCGGACATCGCAATCGGGTTCGACGGTGGCACAACTGTGAGGGACGACGAGCCGGAATCCGAGTGGGTTCCGGCGATGGAATCGGCGGTCCCCGCCGCGGACGGATCCGCGGTTGACGGGGAGGTGAAAGACGATGACAACTAG
- a CDS encoding 6-hydroxymethylpterin diphosphokinase MptE-like protein produces the protein MEFSEWEPVYEAILADFGFDRAADERARDLATRFATPVDFDALATDVGVAGGGTAAIVGAAPSLPAELGTFDPETVDAVFAASTAGDTLRDVDLPVDCLVTDLDKNPETAARLTREGTRVAAHAHGDNVELIRRFLPEFDAASTLVTTQAEPVDAVYNPGGFTDGDRAAFLADVLGAGELRFVGWEFDDPDVGPQKARKLRWAERLLRWLEQRRDERFTVLDGRRNSIEPVPDTGG, from the coding sequence ATGGAGTTCTCCGAGTGGGAGCCGGTGTACGAGGCAATCCTCGCGGACTTCGGGTTCGACAGGGCGGCCGACGAGCGGGCCCGGGACCTGGCCACCAGGTTCGCGACCCCCGTCGATTTCGACGCGCTGGCGACAGACGTGGGCGTCGCCGGAGGCGGTACAGCGGCAATTGTCGGCGCGGCCCCATCGCTTCCGGCCGAACTCGGCACCTTCGATCCGGAGACGGTCGACGCCGTGTTCGCCGCCTCGACTGCGGGTGACACACTCCGGGACGTGGACCTTCCGGTCGACTGTCTGGTGACAGACCTCGACAAAAATCCGGAGACTGCAGCGCGATTGACACGGGAGGGAACACGTGTCGCCGCCCACGCCCACGGGGACAACGTCGAGCTGATTCGACGATTTCTCCCGGAGTTCGACGCCGCCTCGACGCTCGTGACCACACAGGCCGAACCGGTCGACGCCGTGTACAATCCCGGTGGGTTTACAGACGGTGATCGCGCGGCCTTTCTAGCGGACGTGCTGGGGGCCGGGGAGCTCCGATTCGTCGGCTGGGAGTTCGACGACCCCGATGTCGGTCCGCAGAAAGCCAGAAAACTCCGGTGGGCGGAACGCTTGTTACGCTGGCTCGAACAGCGTCGGGACGAGCGGTTCACCGTGCTCGACGGTCGACGCAACAGTATCGAACCGGTACCGGACACGGGTGGCTAG
- a CDS encoding RNA methyltransferase, which produces MTPPGDPDGANGASLSEGAKRASFTVVVVDPQTPGNVGTIARAMKNFGLSDLALIDPPPLPEGGEAYGFAGHAREDVLPNAREVTFDEVVENYHTVGCTAITGEDARRHVRFPFRTPAKLRDSLATVETDTALVFGREGRGLDNDELRRLDEVCSIPASPEYPVLNLGQAATIVLYELRELFLEDTQLPDVERERANEPDIERVHDQFDDFLDAAGYSGTRFDRTRTLFRRVLGRAHPTTREAHTLIGVFRRAADQLNHRWELVEKYDAPEWPATREADGDKGRHSDDDR; this is translated from the coding sequence ATGACGCCGCCAGGCGACCCCGACGGGGCCAACGGCGCCTCTCTGAGCGAAGGGGCGAAACGAGCGTCGTTTACGGTGGTGGTCGTCGATCCACAGACCCCCGGAAACGTCGGGACGATCGCACGTGCCATGAAGAACTTCGGGCTCTCGGACCTCGCGTTAATAGATCCACCGCCGCTTCCGGAGGGTGGCGAGGCCTACGGCTTCGCCGGGCACGCCAGGGAGGACGTCCTCCCAAATGCAAGGGAGGTGACGTTCGACGAGGTGGTCGAAAACTACCACACGGTGGGCTGTACCGCCATCACGGGAGAGGACGCCAGACGCCACGTCCGGTTCCCGTTCCGGACCCCCGCGAAACTTCGCGACTCGCTTGCGACGGTAGAGACGGACACCGCCCTGGTGTTCGGCCGGGAGGGCCGGGGGCTCGACAACGACGAACTCCGACGGCTCGACGAAGTGTGTTCGATCCCTGCGAGCCCGGAGTATCCGGTGTTGAACCTGGGCCAGGCGGCGACGATCGTGCTGTACGAACTCCGGGAGCTGTTTCTCGAGGACACGCAGTTACCCGACGTCGAACGAGAACGTGCAAACGAGCCCGACATCGAGCGCGTCCACGACCAGTTCGACGACTTCCTCGACGCGGCGGGCTACTCGGGAACGCGGTTCGACCGGACCCGGACACTGTTCCGGCGCGTCCTGGGCCGGGCTCACCCGACGACACGGGAGGCTCACACCCTTATCGGCGTGTTTCGCCGGGCCGCCGACCAGCTGAATCACCGCTGGGAGCTCGTCGAAAAATACGACGCCCCCGAGTGGCCGGCAACACGTGAGGCAGACGGCGACAAGGGGAGACACTCCGACGACGATCGGTAA
- a CDS encoding MogA/MoaB family molybdenum cofactor biosynthesis protein has protein sequence MSDQTPDDHHSHDDHDHHSHDDHDHHSHDDHDHHSHDDHDHHSHDDHDHHSHDVETAAVAVLTVSSSRSLDEDPSGEYIASAIEEAGHEVAIRELVPDDFDDVQSAVDRLASREDTDAVVTTGGTGITPDDVTPEAVEGLFDKRLPGFGELFRQLSYEEIGTRSIGSRAVAGVDDGTPIFCLPGSKNAVRLGVEEIILPEIGHLAGLAAREE, from the coding sequence ATGAGCGATCAGACCCCCGACGACCACCACTCCCACGACGACCACGACCACCACTCTCACGACGACCACGACCACCACTCTCACGACGACCACGACCACCACTCTCACGACGACCACGACCACCACTCTCACGACGACCACGACCACCACTCCCACGACGTCGAGACGGCTGCAGTCGCCGTGCTCACGGTCTCATCTTCGCGATCGCTGGACGAGGACCCTTCTGGCGAGTACATCGCTTCCGCGATCGAGGAGGCGGGCCACGAGGTCGCAATCCGTGAGCTGGTCCCGGACGACTTCGACGACGTCCAGTCGGCGGTCGACAGGCTCGCCTCGCGGGAGGACACCGACGCCGTCGTTACAACCGGCGGCACGGGGATCACGCCCGACGACGTCACGCCGGAGGCCGTCGAGGGGCTGTTCGACAAGCGACTCCCGGGGTTCGGTGAGCTGTTCCGCCAGCTGTCCTACGAGGAGATCGGTACGCGGTCGATCGGCTCGCGTGCCGTGGCCGGCGTCGACGACGGCACGCCGATATTCTGTCTCCCGGGATCGAAAAACGCCGTCCGCCTCGGCGTCGAAGAGATCATTCTCCCCGAGATCGGCCACCTCGCGGGACTCGCCGCACGCGAGGAGTGA
- the katG gene encoding catalase/peroxidase HPI has translation MMSSNQDWWPNQLNLDILDQNAEQVDPRGEDFDYAEEFQKLDLEEVKQDIEDALTTSQEWWPADYGHYGPLIIRMAWHSAGTYRTTDGRGGASGGTQRFAPVNSWPDNVNLDKARRLLWPVKEKYGNKLSWADLLVLSGNVAMESMGFETFGFAGGREDAFNTNKAVDWGPEEEMLEDKRHDEEGNLIGDLAADHMGLIYVNPEGPGGEPDPEESAKYIRQSFDRMAMNDEETVALIAGGHTFGKVHGAASDDHLGPDPEAAPIEQQGLGWESDYGEGKGPDTITSGIEGPWTQAPTQWDMGFLDNLLNYEWEPEKGPGGAWQWRPKDEELHDSVPDAHIEGETVTPMMLTTDIALKRDPDYREIVERFHENPEEFQEVFAKAWYKLIHRDMGPPERFLGPEVPDEEMIWQDPVPDADYEIVGEAEIADLKAEILASDLSISQLVKTAWASASTYRDSDKRGGANGARIRLEPQRSWEVNEPEELETVLSTYERIKEEFNSSRTDDVRVSLADLIVLGGNAAVEQAAADAGYDVEVPFEPGRTDASQEWTDVESFEALEPDADGFRNYLTDNDPMDRSAEELLVDKAELLNLTAAELTVLVGGMRALDANYDGSDLGVFTDEPGTLTNDFFETVLSMDYEWEPVSEDREVFELRDRETGELEWKGSRVDLVFGSNSRLRAIAEVYGAEDGEEQFVEDFVETWHKVMTLDRFDLE, from the coding sequence CTGATGAGTTCAAACCAAGACTGGTGGCCAAATCAGTTGAACCTGGATATACTCGACCAGAATGCAGAACAGGTCGATCCCCGGGGCGAGGACTTCGACTACGCCGAGGAGTTTCAGAAACTCGACCTCGAGGAAGTCAAACAGGACATCGAAGACGCGTTGACGACCTCCCAGGAGTGGTGGCCGGCGGATTACGGTCACTACGGGCCACTCATCATTCGGATGGCGTGGCACAGTGCCGGGACGTACCGCACCACTGACGGGCGCGGCGGCGCCTCCGGCGGCACGCAGCGGTTTGCGCCCGTAAACAGCTGGCCGGACAACGTGAACCTCGACAAGGCCCGCAGGCTTCTCTGGCCCGTGAAAGAGAAGTACGGGAACAAACTCTCGTGGGCCGACCTGCTGGTGTTGTCCGGCAACGTCGCCATGGAGTCGATGGGGTTCGAAACGTTCGGCTTCGCCGGGGGACGCGAGGACGCGTTCAATACCAACAAGGCAGTCGACTGGGGCCCCGAAGAGGAGATGTTGGAAGACAAGCGCCACGACGAAGAGGGGAACCTCATCGGGGATCTCGCCGCCGACCACATGGGTCTGATCTACGTGAACCCCGAAGGACCCGGCGGCGAGCCGGACCCCGAAGAGTCCGCCAAGTACATCCGACAGTCATTCGATCGGATGGCGATGAACGACGAGGAGACGGTCGCACTCATCGCCGGCGGACACACGTTCGGGAAAGTCCACGGCGCTGCCTCCGACGATCACCTCGGACCCGACCCCGAAGCGGCACCCATCGAGCAACAGGGCCTCGGATGGGAGAGCGACTACGGCGAGGGCAAGGGCCCCGACACGATTACTAGCGGCATCGAGGGACCGTGGACCCAGGCCCCGACGCAGTGGGACATGGGCTTTCTCGACAATCTGCTGAACTACGAGTGGGAACCCGAGAAGGGTCCGGGCGGCGCCTGGCAGTGGAGGCCGAAAGACGAGGAGCTCCACGACTCGGTGCCGGACGCTCACATCGAGGGGGAGACGGTCACCCCCATGATGCTCACGACGGACATCGCTCTGAAGCGCGACCCGGACTATCGGGAGATCGTCGAGCGCTTCCACGAGAATCCCGAGGAGTTCCAGGAAGTCTTCGCGAAGGCCTGGTACAAGCTGATCCACCGCGACATGGGTCCGCCCGAGCGGTTCCTGGGTCCTGAGGTCCCCGACGAGGAGATGATCTGGCAGGACCCGGTTCCGGACGCCGACTACGAAATCGTCGGGGAAGCGGAGATCGCCGATCTCAAAGCGGAGATCCTTGCGTCCGACCTGTCGATCTCACAGCTGGTCAAGACCGCCTGGGCGTCGGCGTCGACGTACCGCGACAGCGACAAGCGTGGCGGTGCGAACGGCGCACGCATCCGGCTTGAACCCCAGCGGAGCTGGGAGGTCAACGAGCCGGAGGAGCTGGAGACGGTACTTTCGACCTACGAGCGGATCAAAGAGGAGTTCAACAGTTCCCGGACCGACGACGTCCGCGTCTCTCTTGCCGACCTGATCGTGCTCGGCGGCAACGCGGCCGTCGAGCAGGCGGCCGCCGACGCCGGCTACGACGTGGAGGTACCCTTCGAGCCGGGACGGACCGACGCCTCCCAGGAATGGACCGACGTCGAGTCCTTCGAGGCGCTCGAACCGGACGCCGACGGCTTCCGAAACTACCTCACTGACAATGACCCGATGGACCGATCGGCAGAGGAGCTGCTGGTGGACAAAGCCGAACTCCTGAACCTGACTGCAGCAGAACTGACCGTCCTGGTTGGCGGAATGCGGGCGCTGGACGCGAACTACGACGGCTCCGACCTCGGCGTCTTTACCGACGAGCCGGGGACGTTGACCAACGACTTCTTCGAAACCGTCCTCTCGATGGACTACGAGTGGGAGCCGGTTTCAGAGGACCGGGAGGTCTTCGAGCTGCGAGACCGTGAGACTGGCGAACTCGAGTGGAAGGGCTCCCGCGTGGATCTCGTCTTCGGGTCCAATTCCCGCCTCCGCGCCATCGCTGAAGTGTACGGCGCCGAGGACGGCGAAGAGCAGTTCGTGGAGGACTTCGTGGAGACCTGGCACAAAGTAATGACGCTCGACCGGTTCGACCTCGAGTAA